A portion of the Halopelagius inordinatus genome contains these proteins:
- a CDS encoding cation:proton antiporter codes for MFESLPVESVLLGAAAAFVVLAVVLLYRVVRGPTMQDRVIAVNAIGTNTVVVLVLVAAAFDAPGYLDIALVYALLNFLMSIAISKFTVERGGVI; via the coding sequence ATGTTCGAGTCACTTCCCGTCGAGTCCGTGCTCCTCGGTGCCGCCGCCGCCTTCGTCGTCCTCGCGGTGGTCCTTCTCTACCGCGTCGTCCGCGGCCCGACGATGCAGGACCGCGTCATCGCCGTCAACGCCATCGGGACGAACACGGTGGTCGTGTTGGTGCTGGTCGCGGCGGCGTTCGACGCGCCCGGCTACCTCGACATCGCACTCGTCTACGCCCTGTTGAACTTCCTGATGAGCATCGCTATCTCGAAGTTCACCGTCGAACGCGGGGGTGTCATCTGA
- a CDS encoding cation:proton antiporter subunit C, with the protein MIDLFATHYTYIAFVALVGIGLYAVIESSNLVKKVIGMNIFQVGIFLFFVTTGYVDGAKAPIVHGELHGPYASPLPHVLILTAIVVGVSLTAVALALIVRIYEEYGTLDEEVIKEVRLND; encoded by the coding sequence GTGATCGACCTGTTTGCGACCCACTACACCTACATCGCGTTCGTCGCGCTGGTCGGCATCGGTCTGTACGCCGTCATCGAGAGCTCGAACCTCGTCAAGAAGGTCATCGGGATGAACATCTTCCAGGTGGGCATCTTCCTGTTTTTCGTCACGACGGGCTACGTCGACGGGGCGAAAGCGCCCATCGTCCACGGCGAACTCCACGGGCCGTACGCGAGTCCGCTTCCGCACGTCCTCATCCTGACCGCCATCGTCGTCGGCGTGAGTCTGACCGCGGTTGCGCTCGCGCTCATCGTGCGCATCTACGAGGAGTACGGGACGCTCGACGAGGAGGTAATAAAGGAGGTGCGTCTGAATGACTGA
- a CDS encoding ABC transporter substrate-binding protein, producing MPSADGGIDRRRWLAMLGAGGVASLAGCFGGDGGATSDAPTDDETGTSRSAPAERSVGGTYREALSTDAQSLNVLFQSDGASAKFVDATMDYAYDFRSLDDIVPLWVESYTETDKTEWTFTLRDELRWSDPYGALTAEDWVYTAQNVYGAKAPGESETKENWAGAVQYADWKDLTVEKRGKRTVRVTLSEPEPTFVASTAFWGGRCLPKGLIRGYVEDGDVEGLKRDEELNTLSYTGNLGPYDFEEWERESRFVATRAEEYYLREVAGTGDIPERFAEAPYFERYELQVLPEESTRLSALREGELTFYENVPAQKVERFRAMDHLDFRFPPNPLCSMVYYNQRPNGWEMLDRASVRRALSTAVSKRAIAENVYRGYPTVAQTFQPEWSPWYAPDRIEAFGVGDGYGTERAREMLSDALSDTEYGYDGDELVDGRGEQVELTFVYRDGAQAYQTTAEFFEQELAAVGIDVTPTNGGPFNTLQGKYMLNESADGTVSFNSGPDATSEKSWDLLYGVTMNSYPINPDTTGVIWNKEGGFNFSGYDPEASLAALYADARRETDEGVRADLFAEIFGVLNEEQPANFLQFDVSKNAYAAAYAGMPDEGEFDYLDEWDSVTWYLSEQ from the coding sequence ATGCCATCCGCCGACGGGGGAATCGACCGGAGACGCTGGCTCGCGATGCTGGGCGCTGGCGGCGTCGCGAGTCTGGCCGGATGCTTCGGGGGCGACGGCGGGGCGACGAGTGACGCGCCCACCGACGACGAGACCGGAACGTCTCGGTCTGCTCCGGCCGAACGCTCCGTCGGCGGCACCTACCGCGAGGCGCTTTCGACGGACGCGCAGTCGCTCAACGTCCTGTTCCAAAGCGACGGCGCGTCCGCGAAGTTCGTCGACGCGACGATGGACTACGCGTACGACTTCAGATCCCTCGACGATATCGTCCCACTTTGGGTCGAATCCTACACCGAGACGGACAAGACCGAGTGGACGTTCACCCTCCGTGACGAACTCCGGTGGAGCGACCCCTACGGCGCGTTGACCGCGGAAGACTGGGTCTACACCGCACAGAACGTCTACGGGGCGAAAGCGCCCGGCGAATCGGAGACGAAGGAAAACTGGGCGGGTGCGGTGCAGTACGCGGACTGGAAGGACCTCACGGTGGAAAAGCGCGGCAAGCGCACGGTGAGAGTCACGCTCTCGGAGCCGGAACCGACGTTCGTCGCCTCCACGGCCTTTTGGGGCGGTCGGTGCCTCCCGAAAGGGCTGATACGGGGGTACGTCGAGGACGGCGACGTCGAGGGGCTAAAGCGCGACGAGGAACTCAACACGCTCTCTTACACGGGAAATCTCGGCCCCTACGACTTCGAGGAGTGGGAACGCGAGTCTCGCTTCGTCGCCACGCGCGCCGAGGAGTACTACCTGCGGGAGGTTGCGGGCACCGGAGACATCCCGGAACGCTTCGCCGAAGCGCCGTACTTCGAGCGGTACGAACTGCAGGTACTCCCCGAGGAATCCACCCGACTGTCGGCGCTACGCGAGGGCGAACTCACGTTCTACGAGAACGTCCCCGCACAGAAAGTCGAACGGTTCCGCGCGATGGACCACCTCGACTTTCGCTTTCCCCCGAACCCGCTCTGTTCTATGGTGTACTACAACCAGCGTCCGAACGGGTGGGAGATGCTCGACAGAGCGAGCGTCCGCCGCGCGCTCTCTACGGCCGTCTCGAAGCGAGCCATCGCGGAGAACGTCTACCGCGGCTACCCCACCGTCGCACAGACGTTCCAACCCGAGTGGTCGCCGTGGTACGCCCCGGACCGCATCGAGGCGTTCGGCGTCGGCGACGGCTACGGTACCGAGCGGGCGAGAGAGATGCTTTCTGACGCGCTTTCGGACACCGAATACGGCTACGACGGCGACGAACTCGTCGACGGACGGGGCGAACAGGTCGAACTCACTTTCGTCTACCGCGACGGCGCGCAGGCGTACCAGACGACGGCGGAGTTCTTCGAACAGGAACTCGCGGCGGTGGGCATCGACGTGACGCCGACCAACGGCGGTCCGTTCAACACGCTCCAAGGAAAGTACATGCTGAACGAATCGGCGGACGGAACCGTGAGTTTCAATTCGGGACCGGACGCCACCTCCGAGAAGTCGTGGGACCTCCTCTACGGCGTCACGATGAACAGCTACCCCATCAACCCCGACACCACGGGCGTCATCTGGAACAAAGAGGGCGGGTTCAACTTCTCGGGGTACGACCCCGAGGCGTCTCTCGCGGCCCTGTACGCCGACGCCCGGCGAGAGACGGACGAGGGCGTCAGAGCCGACCTGTTCGCGGAGATATTCGGCGTCCTCAACGAGGAACAGCCCGCCAACTTCCTGCAGTTCGACGTCTCGAAGAACGCGTACGCGGCGGCGTACGCGGGCATGCCCGACGAAGGCGAGTTCGACTACTTAGACGAGTGGGACAGCGTCACCTGGTATCTCTCAGAGCAGTGA
- a CDS encoding monovalent cation/H+ antiporter subunit D family protein, translated as MTDALAFLVVAPIVAALLPIALGSFSERAGWFVAALAALVQLGLSLVVARRVLTGGQFTYAVGNFQPPMGIELVADGVSATLLVVVAAVTVGVVAYARRAGPHSNAFYSELLLLTAGVSGVIATGDVFNLYVFLEITGLATYALVASGRSPAAAVASLKYLFVGTIGASLYLLGVGYLYVSTGTLNMADLAEVLSSVGYTSPLVLTGFGLIVTGLLVKVALFPLHTWQPGAYAESPDAVSAYISALVSTAAAYALFRVVYEVFTLEFFAAVPVAQDILVFLAAISVVAGAVLAVMQSEPKRMLAYSSVSQFGLIVAALGVANETAVGGALIHLVGHAVMKGGLFLTVGVIAAGTGARTIDDFAGLADRAPVASAAFAVLAFSMVGIPPAIGFAGKWNIVVGAVADGRWIIAAVVVVSTLLTLAYFARFIERMYFADVPDHGHADTAPTAADGGETGRTTRPPVSHGMRVVVVAAAVAAVVLGFVASDLVDVFQPVLEVYFA; from the coding sequence ATGACTGACGCGCTCGCGTTCCTCGTCGTCGCGCCGATAGTCGCGGCGCTTCTTCCGATAGCGCTCGGGTCGTTCTCCGAGCGCGCGGGGTGGTTCGTCGCCGCGTTGGCCGCCCTCGTCCAACTCGGACTGTCGCTCGTCGTCGCCCGGCGCGTCCTGACGGGCGGGCAGTTCACCTACGCAGTCGGCAACTTCCAGCCCCCGATGGGTATCGAACTCGTCGCAGACGGCGTCTCGGCGACGCTTCTCGTCGTCGTCGCGGCGGTGACCGTCGGCGTCGTCGCCTACGCGCGCCGCGCCGGTCCGCACTCGAACGCGTTCTACAGCGAACTGCTGTTGCTCACGGCGGGCGTCTCTGGCGTCATCGCCACCGGCGACGTGTTCAACCTGTACGTCTTCCTCGAAATCACGGGCCTCGCGACGTACGCCCTCGTCGCCAGCGGTCGGTCGCCGGCGGCGGCGGTGGCGAGCCTGAAATACCTGTTCGTCGGCACCATCGGCGCGTCGCTGTACCTGCTCGGCGTCGGCTACCTCTACGTCTCCACGGGGACGCTGAACATGGCCGACTTGGCGGAGGTTCTCTCCTCGGTCGGCTACACCTCGCCGCTGGTCCTGACCGGGTTCGGCCTGATAGTGACCGGCCTCCTCGTCAAGGTGGCGCTGTTCCCGCTTCACACGTGGCAGCCGGGCGCGTACGCGGAGTCGCCGGACGCGGTCAGCGCCTACATCTCGGCACTCGTCTCGACCGCGGCGGCGTACGCGCTGTTCCGCGTCGTCTACGAGGTGTTCACGCTGGAGTTCTTCGCGGCGGTGCCCGTCGCACAGGACATCCTCGTCTTCCTCGCGGCGATTAGCGTCGTCGCCGGGGCGGTGCTCGCGGTGATGCAGTCCGAACCCAAACGGATGCTCGCGTACTCCTCCGTCTCGCAGTTCGGCCTGATAGTCGCCGCCCTCGGCGTCGCGAACGAAACCGCCGTCGGCGGGGCGCTCATTCACCTCGTGGGACACGCCGTCATGAAGGGCGGTCTGTTCCTCACGGTTGGCGTCATCGCGGCCGGAACCGGCGCGCGCACCATCGACGACTTCGCCGGACTCGCGGACCGCGCGCCCGTCGCGAGCGCGGCGTTCGCGGTGCTCGCGTTCTCCATGGTCGGCATCCCGCCGGCGATAGGGTTCGCCGGCAAGTGGAATATCGTCGTCGGCGCGGTTGCCGACGGCCGGTGGATAATCGCGGCCGTCGTCGTCGTGAGCACGCTCTTGACGCTCGCGTACTTCGCGCGGTTCATCGAACGGATGTACTTCGCGGACGTTCCCGACCACGGCCACGCGGATACGGCGCCGACGGCCGCAGACGGCGGTGAGACGGGGAGAACGACCCGTCCGCCCGTCTCTCACGGGATGCGCGTCGTCGTCGTCGCGGCGGCAGTCGCCGCCGTCGTACTCGGATTCGTCGCCTCTGACCTCGTCGACGTCTTCCAGCCGGTTCTGGAGGTGTACTTCGCATGA
- a CDS encoding ABC transporter permease, with protein sequence MSADDRPDPNDGSPDRFEEVEWDSLERSGFGALSARTAGYLLSLCALSAAFAYDAVVVAEGDPTLTTPLVWDATQMDWLLLATLSTLAFYGVYPLYADPRRRRRYWREFRTNRAAVLGGGFLAVVFAAGLVGPALVAEPELNLSAGYQPPVYLGTAESTVGHCVGPVVEGTCRGTWRYPLGTTGQGKDVLASVVYGMRVSLQVGLVTPLVIVALGTAVGTVAAYSGGVVDEVLMRYVDLQMTFPTFFLYLLLLYLYGGTLFLLVVVFGLTSWGSTARLVRSEALQRREEGYVRAAESAGADEWWIIRRHLVPNVSNTVVTNATLLVPTLVLFEAAFSFLGLADPTIPSWGQVIAAGRSDIDTAWWISTVPGVVLFSTVLSLNFVGDAVRDALDPRSEGRR encoded by the coding sequence GTGAGCGCCGACGACCGACCGGACCCGAACGACGGGAGTCCGGACCGCTTCGAGGAGGTAGAGTGGGACTCTCTCGAACGCTCCGGGTTCGGCGCGCTCTCGGCGCGAACGGCCGGATATCTCCTCTCTCTGTGCGCTCTCTCGGCGGCCTTTGCGTACGACGCCGTCGTCGTCGCCGAGGGCGACCCGACGCTCACTACCCCCCTGGTTTGGGACGCGACGCAGATGGACTGGCTGCTGCTCGCGACGCTTTCGACGCTGGCGTTCTACGGCGTCTACCCGTTGTACGCCGACCCGCGGCGTCGGCGGCGCTACTGGCGCGAGTTCCGGACGAACCGCGCGGCGGTTCTCGGGGGCGGGTTCCTCGCTGTCGTCTTCGCCGCGGGCCTCGTCGGCCCGGCGTTGGTCGCCGAACCCGAACTGAACCTGTCGGCGGGATATCAGCCGCCCGTGTATCTCGGGACGGCCGAATCGACCGTCGGACACTGCGTCGGGCCGGTCGTAGAGGGGACGTGTCGCGGCACGTGGCGGTACCCGCTCGGAACCACCGGACAGGGTAAGGACGTCCTCGCGAGCGTCGTCTACGGGATGCGCGTGAGCCTGCAGGTCGGACTCGTGACCCCCCTCGTCATCGTCGCTCTCGGAACCGCAGTCGGCACCGTCGCGGCGTACTCCGGCGGCGTCGTAGACGAGGTGTTGATGCGGTACGTGGACCTCCAGATGACGTTTCCGACGTTCTTTCTGTACTTGCTCTTGCTCTATCTGTACGGCGGAACGCTGTTTTTGCTCGTCGTCGTCTTCGGTCTCACGAGTTGGGGGTCGACGGCGCGTCTCGTCCGGTCTGAGGCGCTCCAACGCCGCGAGGAGGGCTACGTCCGCGCGGCCGAAAGCGCCGGTGCCGACGAGTGGTGGATAATCCGCAGACATCTCGTCCCGAACGTCTCGAACACCGTCGTCACGAACGCCACCCTCCTCGTTCCGACACTCGTCTTGTTCGAGGCGGCGTTCTCCTTTCTCGGACTGGCCGACCCGACGATTCCCTCGTGGGGACAGGTCATCGCCGCGGGCCGGAGCGACATCGACACGGCGTGGTGGATATCGACCGTTCCCGGCGTCGTCCTGTTTTCGACGGTGCTGTCTTTGAACTTCGTCGGCGACGCCGTGCGCGACGCACTCGACCCGCGGTCGGAGGGCCGACGATGA
- a CDS encoding DUF4040 domain-containing protein gives MQLPIYAALLTFVVVAALAATFLRDVLSAIIVFAGFSLGVAIIWVLLSAPDVALTEAAVGAGVTTVLFLITIVRTVRPGGDRLFDRIGWRSAALVTALMAVLFSTVGSLPRVGDPQSPVATSEVTTYYLENAYPETGVENVVTAVLAAYRGFDTLGEATVVVAAGVAVLVVLRQETFV, from the coding sequence GTGCAACTCCCAATCTACGCCGCGTTGCTCACGTTCGTGGTCGTGGCCGCACTCGCGGCCACGTTCCTCCGGGACGTTCTCAGCGCCATCATCGTCTTCGCCGGCTTCAGCCTCGGCGTCGCCATCATCTGGGTGCTCTTGAGTGCACCGGACGTGGCGTTGACCGAGGCGGCCGTCGGCGCGGGCGTGACGACGGTGCTTTTCTTGATTACCATCGTCCGGACGGTCCGACCCGGCGGTGACAGACTGTTCGACCGCATCGGCTGGCGCTCTGCGGCCCTCGTCACCGCGTTGATGGCCGTGCTGTTCAGCACCGTGGGTTCGCTCCCCCGCGTCGGCGACCCGCAGTCGCCGGTCGCCACCTCGGAGGTCACCACCTACTACCTCGAAAACGCCTACCCCGAAACCGGAGTCGAGAACGTCGTCACGGCGGTGCTTGCGGCCTACCGTGGGTTCGACACCCTCGGCGAGGCCACCGTCGTCGTCGCCGCCGGCGTCGCCGTTCTCGTCGTGCTTCGACAGGAGACGTTCGTATGA
- a CDS encoding DUF7322 domain-containing protein, which produces MEKLPNGGRRPRETNRRLVRLAVRPTRRDERPRGNARVLSRTVDTTAGPSLDVSVRLSDPTARSATRSIANELREDVHETTTRAMLEDDPSDDPENPYPPGTDGPRVDIPSVDIPSVEPSTDELGDSKLTSLFLLHVILWNAVLLLVSLGTMLIYFRGDTATGGQLLAAGVVLTAYGLYRLPD; this is translated from the coding sequence GTGGAGAAACTGCCGAACGGAGGCCGTCGTCCCCGTGAGACGAACCGCCGACTCGTTCGCCTCGCGGTGCGTCCCACCCGCCGCGACGAACGCCCGCGAGGGAACGCCCGCGTTCTCTCTCGAACGGTCGATACGACGGCGGGCCCGTCTCTCGACGTGTCTGTTCGGCTGTCAGATCCGACGGCGCGTTCTGCGACGCGGTCGATCGCAAACGAGTTACGCGAGGACGTCCACGAGACGACAACCAGGGCGATGCTCGAAGACGACCCCTCCGACGACCCGGAGAACCCCTACCCTCCCGGAACCGACGGGCCGAGAGTCGATATCCCGTCGGTGGATATCCCGTCCGTCGAACCCTCCACCGACGAACTCGGCGACTCGAAACTCACGTCGCTGTTTCTCCTCCACGTGATCCTTTGGAACGCCGTTCTCCTCCTCGTGAGTCTCGGGACGATGCTGATATACTTCCGCGGCGACACCGCGACCGGCGGCCAGTTGCTCGCGGCGGGCGTCGTCTTGACGGCGTACGGTCTGTACCGCCTCCCCGACTGA
- a CDS encoding ABC transporter permease: MKWYVARRLAWTFVATVLVLSATFGLMAASPDPQASAYLAQQVQSGGDFADAEASYERARGLDRPLWVQYREYMVGMATLDWGWSETRSQPVTAAIAQALPYSLMYAVPALVVSTVVGVAIGLYSAVNRNSTGDYAASSFAFFGISVPDFWFGILLILVFGVWLGWIPVYYHSDVPWLSLENARQLVAPTFVVALSSLASEMRFARATALEYVNAEFVKTAKAKGASGWRRVTRHVFRPALVPLSTILVGDILNILLVSSYLVEVVFGIPGLGQLSYRAMLQQDVALVLATVLVPTFVALVGTLCQDIAYTMLDPRIDYGERP, from the coding sequence ATGAAGTGGTACGTCGCCCGCCGACTCGCGTGGACGTTCGTCGCGACGGTTCTCGTCCTCTCTGCGACGTTCGGCCTGATGGCGGCGTCGCCCGACCCGCAGGCGTCGGCGTATCTCGCACAGCAGGTCCAGTCGGGCGGCGACTTCGCGGACGCGGAGGCGTCCTACGAACGGGCGCGCGGACTCGACAGACCGCTCTGGGTGCAGTACAGAGAGTACATGGTCGGGATGGCGACGCTCGATTGGGGGTGGTCGGAGACGCGTTCCCAGCCGGTGACGGCGGCCATCGCGCAGGCGTTGCCGTACTCTCTGATGTACGCGGTACCCGCACTCGTCGTCTCCACCGTGGTGGGCGTCGCTATCGGTCTCTACTCCGCTGTCAACCGTAACTCGACGGGCGACTACGCCGCGTCGTCTTTCGCCTTCTTCGGAATTAGCGTCCCCGACTTCTGGTTCGGCATCCTGTTGATACTCGTCTTCGGGGTGTGGTTGGGGTGGATTCCCGTCTACTACCACTCCGACGTGCCGTGGCTCTCACTGGAGAACGCGCGGCAACTCGTCGCGCCGACGTTCGTCGTCGCGCTCTCGTCTCTGGCGAGCGAGATGCGGTTCGCGCGCGCGACGGCGCTCGAATACGTCAACGCCGAGTTCGTGAAGACGGCGAAAGCCAAGGGCGCGAGCGGGTGGCGACGCGTCACGCGGCACGTCTTCCGCCCGGCGCTGGTTCCGCTCTCGACCATCCTCGTCGGCGACATCTTGAACATCCTGCTCGTGAGTTCGTATCTCGTGGAAGTCGTCTTCGGCATCCCCGGGTTGGGGCAGTTGAGTTACAGGGCGATGCTCCAACAGGACGTCGCACTCGTCCTCGCGACGGTTCTCGTCCCCACGTTCGTCGCACTCGTCGGCACCCTCTGTCAGGACATCGCGTACACGATGTTGGACCCCCGAATCGACTACGGTGAGAGGCCGTGA
- a CDS encoding MnhB domain-containing protein, with amino-acid sequence MSDADTQRSTYVESTVIMTTVRVIVPFVFTFGLFVMFHGAESAGGGFQGGAIVASCILMLAFAFGIEPTRGWLSDGFMRALIAGGAGTFALIGIAAVLTGGAFLDYAALGFGKSGVKYGIELVELGIGAVVSGVIVALFLSLAAGFDASGFDDVDAVEGGDEV; translated from the coding sequence ATGAGCGACGCAGACACCCAACGCAGCACCTACGTCGAGAGTACAGTCATCATGACCACCGTCCGCGTCATCGTCCCGTTCGTCTTCACGTTCGGGCTGTTCGTCATGTTCCACGGCGCAGAATCCGCCGGTGGCGGCTTCCAAGGCGGCGCGATAGTCGCCTCGTGCATCCTCATGCTCGCGTTCGCGTTCGGTATCGAACCGACGCGAGGATGGCTCAGCGACGGGTTCATGCGTGCCCTCATCGCCGGCGGTGCCGGCACGTTCGCCCTCATCGGCATCGCTGCCGTGCTCACGGGCGGGGCGTTCCTCGATTACGCCGCGCTCGGATTCGGGAAGTCGGGCGTCAAATACGGCATCGAACTCGTGGAACTCGGCATCGGTGCCGTCGTCTCCGGCGTCATCGTGGCGCTCTTCTTGAGTCTCGCGGCGGGGTTCGACGCATCGGGGTTCGACGACGTCGACGCGGTCGAAGGAGGTGACGAGGTATGA
- the mnhG gene encoding monovalent cation/H(+) antiporter subunit G: MALLDYVVVALVAAGVFFGLVATVGIIRLPDLYTRAHATSKSDTLGAVLTLGGVAFVFGAEFSTVKTLLLLLFMFITNPTAAHAISRAAYDQGIEPWTAEEGD, encoded by the coding sequence GTGGCGCTCCTCGATTACGTCGTCGTCGCACTCGTCGCCGCGGGGGTGTTCTTCGGCCTCGTCGCCACCGTCGGCATCATCCGACTGCCCGACCTCTACACCCGCGCACACGCGACGTCCAAGAGCGACACCCTCGGCGCGGTGCTCACGTTGGGCGGCGTCGCGTTCGTCTTCGGCGCGGAGTTCTCCACGGTGAAGACGTTGCTTTTGCTCCTGTTCATGTTCATCACGAACCCGACGGCCGCCCACGCCATCTCCCGGGCGGCGTACGACCAAGGTATCGAACCGTGGACCGCAGAGGAGGGAGACTGA
- the hpt gene encoding hypoxanthine/guanine phosphoribosyltransferase, translating to MDQLRQSLLEAPIIEKGDYEYFVHPISDGVPMLEPELLREIVIKIIRKVDLEDVDKIVTPAAMGIHISTAVSLMTDIPLVVIRKRQYGLDGEVELSQETGYSESEMFINDVTEGDRVLVLDDVLSTGGTMCAVLDALEGIGADVVDTVAVIKKAGPNKLDDTDHHVKTLINVRVEDGEVVIVDESGDD from the coding sequence ATGGACCAGTTGCGGCAGTCACTCCTCGAAGCGCCGATAATCGAGAAGGGCGACTACGAGTACTTCGTCCACCCCATAAGCGACGGGGTCCCGATGCTCGAACCCGAACTCCTCCGCGAGATCGTCATCAAGATCATCCGAAAGGTCGACTTAGAGGACGTCGACAAGATAGTCACCCCCGCGGCGATGGGTATCCACATCTCCACTGCCGTCTCTCTGATGACCGACATCCCTCTCGTCGTCATCCGAAAGCGGCAGTACGGACTCGACGGCGAAGTCGAACTCAGTCAGGAGACGGGCTACTCCGAGAGCGAGATGTTCATAAACGACGTGACCGAGGGCGACCGGGTTCTCGTCCTCGACGACGTCCTCTCGACGGGCGGGACGATGTGCGCCGTCCTCGACGCCCTCGAAGGCATCGGCGCCGACGTCGTCGACACCGTCGCCGTCATCAAGAAGGCCGGGCCGAACAAACTCGACGACACCGACCACCACGTGAAGACGCTGATCAACGTCCGCGTCGAAGACGGCGAAGTCGTCATCGTCGACGAGTCCGGCGACGACTGA
- a CDS encoding monovalent cation/H+ antiporter subunit E produces MADSSPRILVPVGESATVRNTVAYAVREARSVAEETGEQATVHFVYPVRWQLIDEDEPAATRTVEFLERVRVWAETDLDYDEDAPADEDAPVAVETAMVGQDRYLFSPGDFADILLDYAHSEGLDRVIVDPEYQPGGSAPMLQPLELELARSDLAVEEAPVERPTRRGRLLGRASLQKAALTFGTTFLFYLVVGGTFSPFDLGTGALTAAIATLLLSRVAFIDSPSLRRTPARLARACLYVPYLLWEIAKANLSVAYIILHPSLPIDPKMSGFRAAVWGDLPVTTMANSITLTPGTLTVDVGRDGLLVHSLDASSRADLAGGKLERAVRFVFYGRAAARIPTPTERGSITTDDAESGETAD; encoded by the coding sequence ATGGCAGACAGCAGTCCTCGTATCCTCGTTCCGGTCGGCGAGTCGGCGACGGTCCGCAACACCGTCGCCTACGCCGTCCGCGAGGCTCGATCCGTCGCCGAGGAGACGGGCGAACAGGCCACGGTACACTTCGTCTATCCGGTCCGGTGGCAGCTTATCGACGAGGACGAACCGGCGGCCACCCGAACCGTCGAGTTCCTCGAGCGAGTGCGCGTGTGGGCCGAGACCGACCTCGACTACGACGAGGACGCCCCCGCCGACGAGGACGCGCCGGTCGCCGTCGAAACCGCGATGGTCGGACAGGACCGCTACCTGTTCAGTCCCGGTGACTTCGCGGACATCCTCCTCGATTACGCGCACTCGGAGGGCCTCGACCGAGTCATCGTCGACCCCGAGTACCAACCGGGTGGGAGCGCGCCGATGCTCCAACCCCTCGAACTCGAACTGGCGCGCTCCGACCTCGCCGTCGAGGAAGCGCCGGTCGAACGGCCGACCCGGCGCGGACGACTGCTCGGGCGCGCGTCCCTCCAGAAAGCCGCTCTCACGTTCGGGACGACGTTTCTGTTCTATCTCGTCGTCGGCGGGACGTTCTCGCCGTTCGACCTCGGGACGGGCGCTTTGACCGCCGCCATCGCGACGCTCCTTCTCTCGCGCGTCGCGTTCATCGACTCGCCGTCGCTCCGCAGGACGCCGGCCAGACTCGCTCGCGCCTGTCTCTACGTGCCGTATCTGCTCTGGGAAATCGCGAAGGCGAACCTCTCGGTCGCCTACATCATCCTCCACCCGAGCCTCCCCATCGACCCGAAGATGTCCGGGTTTCGGGCGGCCGTCTGGGGCGACCTGCCGGTGACGACGATGGCAAACAGCATCACGCTCACGCCGGGGACGCTCACCGTCGACGTCGGCCGAGACGGCCTCCTCGTTCACTCGCTCGACGCCAGTTCGCGAGCGGACCTGGCGGGCGGGAAACTGGAACGGGCCGTTCGGTTCGTCTTCTACGGGCGCGCGGCCGCCCGCATCCCGACGCCGACCGAACGCGGGAGCATCACTACGGACGACGCCGAATCGGGTGAGACAGCGGACTGA